The Agromyces mangrovi genome contains a region encoding:
- a CDS encoding mycofactocin-coupled SDR family oxidoreductase — protein MGRVEGKVAFITGAARGQGRSHAVRLAQEGADIIAIDACERFDENPYDPATEEDLAETVRQVEALDRRIVASKADVRDYDQVQRAVDEGVAQLGRLDIVCANAGIAGRFNRAEDIPEDEWVNMTDINLNGVWRSCKAAIPHIRAGGNGGSMILTSSDAGLFAFENISHYVSAKHGVVGLMKTLALELAPDMIRVNSVHPTVVDTPMVQNDAIYRLFRPDLENPTKDDFAAGASAINALPIPWVEAVDISNAVLFLASDEARYITGVPLPVDAGAAVK, from the coding sequence ATGGGGCGTGTGGAGGGGAAGGTGGCGTTCATCACGGGCGCCGCACGAGGACAGGGTCGCAGCCACGCGGTGCGACTGGCCCAGGAGGGCGCCGACATCATCGCGATCGACGCGTGCGAGCGCTTCGACGAGAACCCGTACGACCCGGCGACCGAGGAGGACCTCGCCGAGACCGTGCGCCAGGTCGAGGCGCTCGACCGGCGCATCGTCGCGTCGAAGGCCGACGTGCGCGACTACGACCAGGTGCAGCGGGCCGTCGACGAGGGCGTCGCCCAGCTCGGCCGGCTCGACATCGTGTGCGCCAACGCGGGCATCGCGGGCCGGTTCAACCGGGCCGAGGACATCCCCGAGGACGAGTGGGTCAACATGACCGACATCAACCTCAACGGGGTGTGGCGCAGCTGCAAGGCGGCGATTCCGCACATCCGCGCCGGCGGCAACGGCGGGTCGATGATCCTGACGAGCTCCGACGCCGGGCTGTTCGCGTTCGAGAACATCTCGCACTACGTGTCGGCCAAGCACGGGGTGGTCGGGCTCATGAAGACGCTGGCGCTCGAGCTGGCGCCCGACATGATCCGCGTGAACAGCGTGCACCCCACGGTGGTGGACACGCCGATGGTGCAGAACGACGCCATCTACCGGCTGTTCCGGCCCGACCTCGAGAATCCGACGAAGGACGACTTCGCGGCGGGCGCGAGCGCGATCAACGCGCTGCCCATCCCGTGGGTCGAGGCCGTCGACATCTCGAACGCGGTGCTGTTCCTGGCGTCCGACGAGGCCCGGTACATCACGGGCGTCCCGCTGCCGGTCGACGCCGGCGCGGCTGTGAAGTAG
- a CDS encoding AAA family ATPase — protein MGEEQVTDAPTDVDRAATGGDLAERRRRIAANIVGRERELELTLAAVAAGRDILLEGPPGTSKTTMLTAITADWGIPLLFVEGNADLTPAKLVGHHNPARVLREDYSADNFVAGPLVEAMQQGGFLYIEEFNRAPEDTINTLLTAMADRSIAVPRVGRIRAKATFRVIASMNPYDNIGTTRLSTSVHDRLNRLAVDYQDADAEERIAALRSGARGAVGERLVRDAVAVTRATRTHPDVRQGSSVRGAIDCVLVGTELAEMRGIRSPEQEQYPAMVLDAMIVSLSGRIHLDEAAETTPERVLREIWEDRFVLEPATAAPG, from the coding sequence ATGGGCGAGGAACAGGTGACGGATGCCCCGACGGACGTCGATCGCGCGGCGACGGGCGGCGATCTCGCCGAACGGCGCCGGCGCATCGCGGCGAACATCGTGGGCCGGGAACGGGAACTCGAGCTGACGCTCGCGGCGGTCGCCGCCGGGCGGGACATCCTGCTCGAGGGGCCGCCCGGCACGAGCAAGACCACGATGCTCACCGCGATCACGGCCGACTGGGGCATCCCCCTGCTCTTCGTCGAGGGCAACGCCGACCTCACGCCGGCGAAGCTCGTGGGTCACCACAACCCGGCGCGCGTGCTGCGCGAGGACTACAGCGCCGACAACTTCGTCGCCGGGCCCCTCGTGGAGGCCATGCAGCAGGGCGGGTTCCTCTACATCGAGGAGTTCAACCGGGCGCCGGAGGACACGATCAACACGCTGCTGACGGCGATGGCCGACCGGTCGATCGCGGTGCCGCGGGTCGGTCGCATCCGCGCCAAGGCGACCTTCCGGGTCATCGCGTCGATGAACCCGTACGACAACATCGGCACCACGCGGCTGTCGACCAGCGTGCACGACCGGCTGAACCGGCTCGCGGTCGACTACCAGGACGCCGACGCCGAGGAGCGCATCGCCGCGCTCCGCAGCGGTGCCCGCGGTGCGGTGGGCGAGCGGCTCGTGCGCGACGCGGTCGCCGTGACCCGCGCGACGCGCACCCACCCCGACGTGCGGCAGGGGTCGAGCGTGCGCGGCGCGATCGACTGCGTGCTGGTCGGCACCGAGCTGGCCGAGATGCGAGGCATCCGCTCGCCCGAGCAGGAGCAGTACCCCGCCATGGTGCTCGACGCGATGATCGTGTCGCTGTCGGGCCGCATCCACCTCGACGAGGCCGCCGAGACCACGCCCGAGCGGGTGCTGCGCGAGATCTGGGAGGACCGCTTCGTGCTCGAGCCGGCGACTGCCGCGCCGGGATGA
- a CDS encoding vWA domain-containing protein, producing MPADSPIQRESGRERRTEQGTPLRRKPKQLEEDPTVFDATPGAGGMLLRAGGRTRTRATARSGSVAGDFTEEQGAVVAPELEASVDPIARKRARQIAARLAVPRPRRDATSRRGMGELGSMPYRGGSDEIDLDATIEVLAERPVPDDEDIVVRERIRTTRSVVLVVDVSGSMKGERILTAAATVGAIAGELQHDDLAVIAFWSDAAVLQHLGAPVQPMELVDTIMRLPAQGLTNVAFPLELAAKELAGAPLRDSRVVLLSDCVHNAGPDPRPIAARLPRLDVLLDSTGERDVELGRDLARLGRGTLHVVRDVRAVAPAISEMFGG from the coding sequence GTGCCGGCCGACTCTCCGATCCAGCGGGAGTCGGGCCGCGAGCGCCGCACGGAGCAGGGCACGCCCCTGCGCCGGAAGCCCAAGCAGCTCGAGGAGGACCCCACCGTGTTCGATGCGACCCCCGGCGCCGGCGGCATGCTGCTGCGCGCCGGCGGGCGCACCCGAACGCGCGCGACCGCTCGCTCGGGATCGGTGGCGGGCGACTTCACGGAGGAGCAGGGCGCCGTGGTCGCGCCCGAGCTCGAGGCATCCGTCGACCCGATCGCCCGGAAGCGCGCCCGGCAGATCGCCGCCCGCCTGGCCGTGCCGCGGCCGCGCCGGGACGCGACCTCGCGCAGGGGCATGGGCGAGCTCGGCAGCATGCCGTACCGCGGCGGGTCGGACGAGATCGACCTCGACGCGACCATCGAGGTGCTGGCCGAGCGGCCGGTGCCCGACGACGAGGACATCGTGGTGCGCGAGCGCATCCGCACCACGCGCTCGGTCGTGCTCGTCGTCGACGTGTCGGGGTCGATGAAGGGCGAACGCATCCTGACCGCCGCCGCGACGGTGGGGGCGATCGCCGGCGAGCTGCAGCACGACGACCTGGCGGTCATCGCGTTCTGGTCGGATGCCGCGGTGCTCCAGCACCTCGGAGCGCCGGTGCAGCCCATGGAACTCGTCGACACGATCATGCGGCTGCCCGCGCAGGGGCTCACCAACGTGGCGTTCCCGCTCGAGCTCGCGGCGAAGGAGCTCGCCGGGGCGCCGCTGCGCGACTCGCGCGTGGTGCTGCTGTCGGACTGCGTGCACAATGCGGGCCCCGACCCGCGGCCGATCGCGGCCCGGCTGCCCCGGCTCGACGTGCTGCTCGACTCGACGGGGGAACGCGACGTGGAGCTCGGGCGGGACCTCGCCCGGCTCGGCCGGGGCACGCTGCACGTGGTGCGCGACGTGCGGGCGGTGGCGCCCGCGATCAGCGAGATGTTCGGTGGCTGA
- the mftD gene encoding pre-mycofactocin synthase MftD (MftD, an enzyme found in the mycofactocin biosynthesis locus, performs an oxidative deamination of 3-amino-5-[(p-hydroxyphenyl)methyl]-4,4-dimethyl-2-pyrrolidinone (AHDP). The resulting compound, now called pre-mycofactocin (PMFT), is a biologically active redox cofactor that can oxidize the non-exchangeable NADH of TIGR03971 family SDR-type oxidoreductases.) produces MAGAWFETVAEAQRRAKRRLPGSVYGALVAGSERGATIDDNMRAFAELQFAPHVAGHQAERSLDTTVMGIPISLPVLISPTGVQAVHPEGEVAVARAAANRGTIMGLSSFASKPVEEVAAANGNTFFQLYWSGSREAMVQRMERARAAGAKGLIATLDWSFSNGRDWGSPWIPEKLTLQAAMRFAPQAVTKPSWLLDFLKTGRVPDLTAPNLAPPDGDPPTFFGAYGEWMSTPPPSWEDVAWLRETWGGPFMLKGVGRIDDAKRAIDAGVTAISVSNHGGNNLDTTPASIRMLPGIAEAVGDQVEVLLDGGVRRGGDVAKALALGARAVMIGRAYLWGLAANGQAGVENVLDILRGGLDSAVLGLGHSSISELSPADLFMPEGFRRDLGAGAAGSGARSRSAAKRPAASGARKSTAAGA; encoded by the coding sequence ATGGCCGGGGCATGGTTCGAGACGGTGGCCGAGGCGCAGCGACGCGCGAAGAGGCGCCTGCCGGGCTCGGTGTACGGCGCGCTCGTCGCCGGGTCGGAGCGCGGCGCGACGATCGACGACAACATGCGGGCGTTCGCCGAACTGCAGTTCGCCCCGCACGTGGCGGGGCACCAGGCGGAGCGGTCGCTCGACACGACGGTGATGGGCATCCCGATCTCGCTGCCCGTGCTCATCTCGCCGACGGGCGTGCAGGCCGTGCACCCCGAGGGCGAGGTCGCGGTCGCGCGCGCCGCGGCGAACCGCGGCACGATCATGGGGCTGAGCTCCTTCGCGTCGAAGCCGGTCGAGGAGGTCGCCGCGGCGAACGGCAACACGTTCTTCCAGCTGTACTGGAGCGGGTCGCGCGAGGCCATGGTGCAGCGCATGGAGCGTGCGCGTGCGGCGGGGGCGAAGGGCCTCATCGCGACGCTCGACTGGTCGTTCTCGAACGGGCGCGACTGGGGCAGCCCGTGGATCCCGGAGAAGCTCACCCTGCAGGCCGCGATGCGATTCGCACCGCAGGCGGTGACGAAGCCGTCGTGGCTGCTCGACTTCCTGAAGACCGGGCGCGTGCCCGACCTCACCGCGCCGAACCTCGCACCGCCCGACGGCGACCCGCCCACCTTCTTCGGGGCCTACGGCGAGTGGATGTCGACGCCGCCGCCGTCGTGGGAGGACGTCGCGTGGCTCCGCGAAACCTGGGGCGGCCCGTTCATGCTGAAGGGGGTGGGGCGCATCGACGACGCGAAGCGCGCGATCGACGCGGGCGTCACCGCGATCTCGGTGTCGAACCACGGCGGCAATAACCTTGACACGACGCCGGCGTCGATCCGGATGCTGCCGGGCATCGCCGAGGCCGTGGGCGACCAAGTCGAGGTGCTGCTCGACGGCGGCGTCCGCCGCGGCGGCGACGTGGCGAAGGCGCTCGCGCTCGGCGCGCGGGCGGTCATGATCGGGCGTGCGTACCTCTGGGGATTGGCGGCGAATGGACAGGCCGGCGTCGAGAACGTGCTCGACATCCTGCGCGGCGGGCTCGACTCGGCCGTGCTCGGGCTCGGGCACTCGTCGATCTCCGAGCTGTCGCCCGCCGACCTGTTCATGCCGGAGGGGTTCCGGCGCGATCTCGGGGCGGGCGCCGCGGGGAGCGGCGCCCGGTCCCGTTCCGCCGCGAAGCGGCCGGCCGCATCGGGTGCACGGAAGTCGACCGCTGCGGGCGCCTGA